The following are from one region of the Treponema denticola genome:
- the grdD gene encoding glycine/sarcosine/betaine reductase complex component C subunit alpha — translation MADKKQIADLFLGLAEGLEGGSFAGRFPVGLTIPGSEHGEAELVYAAELAAKRNPDLDVILIGGPEAKGLKHFPAATLEDAHKEMERLFKEGTIKACVTMHYNFPLGVSTVGKVVTPGKGREMILATTTGTTDANRYKAMLLNAIGGIAVAKASGIAEPTVGLLNIDGIAVIEKALNKMKEKGYKVNYTESNRADGGVRMRGNDLLQGTPDVMVCDTLTGNLLIKLFSSFVTGGSYEGSGFGYGPCIGSGYDDVVGIISRASGAPAIANALKFVADCAKNNVHGIYAEELKAAKKAGLDELLEDMPGAKPVAAAAAEEVKAPPKKTVDAGIPGIDVIEIEDACKALWKEGIYAETGMGCTGPVIMVSGEDLPKARDVLHKADYI, via the coding sequence ATGGCAGATAAAAAACAAATTGCTGATTTATTTTTAGGACTTGCCGAAGGGCTTGAGGGCGGTTCCTTTGCCGGCCGATTCCCCGTCGGTTTAACCATTCCGGGAAGCGAGCACGGCGAAGCGGAACTTGTTTATGCCGCAGAGCTTGCCGCAAAAAGAAATCCCGATCTGGATGTAATCCTCATCGGAGGACCGGAAGCAAAAGGCTTAAAGCATTTCCCTGCAGCAACTCTCGAAGATGCTCATAAAGAAATGGAACGCCTTTTTAAAGAAGGAACAATTAAGGCTTGTGTAACCATGCACTATAACTTCCCCTTGGGCGTAAGCACCGTAGGAAAGGTTGTAACCCCCGGAAAGGGCCGCGAGATGATTCTTGCCACTACCACGGGAACAACCGATGCAAACCGCTACAAGGCCATGCTTTTAAATGCTATCGGCGGTATTGCCGTTGCCAAAGCTTCAGGAATAGCCGAACCCACCGTAGGTCTTTTAAACATTGACGGTATCGCCGTTATCGAAAAAGCTCTAAACAAAATGAAGGAAAAAGGCTACAAGGTAAACTACACCGAATCGAACCGTGCAGACGGAGGTGTCCGCATGAGAGGAAACGACCTCTTGCAGGGAACTCCCGATGTAATGGTTTGCGATACCCTCACGGGAAACTTGCTGATTAAGCTCTTTTCTTCCTTTGTAACGGGCGGAAGCTATGAAGGCTCAGGCTTCGGTTATGGCCCCTGTATCGGTTCGGGCTATGATGATGTTGTCGGAATTATTTCGAGAGCATCGGGAGCTCCGGCCATAGCCAATGCCTTAAAATTCGTTGCCGACTGCGCAAAGAACAATGTTCACGGCATCTATGCAGAAGAACTTAAGGCCGCTAAAAAGGCCGGCTTGGATGAGCTTTTGGAAGATATGCCCGGAGCAAAGCCCGTTGCAGCAGCTGCTGCCGAAGAGGTAAAGGCTCCGCCTAAGAAAACCGTTGATGCCGGTATTCCCGGAATCGATGTTATCGAAATCGAAGATGCCTGCAAGGCTCTTTGGAAGGAAGGCATCTACGCCGAAACGGGAATGGGTTGTACCGGCCCCGTAATCATGGTAAGCGGAGAAGACTTACCCAAGGCAAGGGATGTACTCCATAAGGCCGACTATATTTAA
- the grdC gene encoding glycine/sarcosine/betaine reductase complex component C subunit beta, with the protein MAKVAIKGASYILVHAPDLLFHNGSTQTGTRLANPEDEYLKAIPSHLRSFEEAVNYPPNQVYIGNMTPEDLEKLPEPWYKDAKKAERKGKFGEIMTQAEFYILMKHADVFELVYFSKEFTAQAAKLIENHPMMKTQDIKLGEGHDMAEIQKMVDAHTAEGLYEQGKLIGCVKQAHDTDENLSAHTMLENLATKASGILSAWHMGNLEGIDMKDVEYIIECSEEAAGDINQRGGGNIAKAVGEKSGCVNATGSDVRGFCAAPVHAIIHGAALVAAGIFKNVLVVSGGSVPKLGMNGKDHVKKDLPLFEDMIGGFAVMLSADDGVNPVINTEVVGKHVISSGSAPQAVMSVLVYDPLNAAGLKMTDIEKYSAELQNHEITAPAGAGNVPEANVKMIAALSVMKGQLEKTQIAEFVKKHGVVGFAPTQGHIPSGVPFIGHARRDMMAGKLKNTMIIGKGSLFLGRLTNLFDGLSFLIEANDGKGSASAGQDTAGIKKIVAEAMRNVAENILKSQN; encoded by the coding sequence ATGGCAAAAGTCGCTATAAAAGGAGCAAGCTACATCTTAGTTCATGCTCCCGATCTTCTTTTTCACAACGGTTCAACTCAAACAGGCACAAGGCTTGCAAACCCTGAGGATGAATATTTAAAGGCAATACCCTCTCACTTACGCAGCTTTGAAGAGGCAGTAAACTATCCGCCTAACCAAGTTTATATCGGAAATATGACTCCCGAAGACTTGGAAAAACTTCCCGAACCTTGGTACAAGGATGCAAAAAAGGCCGAAAGAAAGGGTAAATTCGGCGAAATTATGACTCAGGCCGAGTTCTATATTTTGATGAAACATGCCGACGTTTTTGAGCTCGTTTATTTCTCAAAAGAATTCACGGCCCAAGCTGCAAAACTCATCGAAAATCACCCGATGATGAAAACCCAAGACATTAAGCTCGGTGAAGGCCATGACATGGCAGAAATCCAAAAAATGGTTGATGCCCACACAGCAGAAGGGCTTTACGAACAGGGAAAACTCATCGGTTGTGTAAAGCAGGCTCACGATACGGACGAAAACTTAAGTGCCCACACCATGCTTGAAAACCTCGCCACAAAGGCTTCCGGTATTCTTTCCGCATGGCACATGGGAAACCTCGAAGGCATCGATATGAAGGATGTCGAATACATCATCGAATGTTCTGAAGAAGCTGCAGGCGATATTAACCAGAGAGGCGGCGGAAACATTGCAAAGGCAGTCGGAGAAAAATCGGGCTGTGTAAACGCAACAGGTTCAGACGTTCGAGGCTTCTGTGCAGCTCCTGTTCATGCAATTATCCACGGAGCAGCCCTTGTAGCAGCCGGTATCTTTAAAAACGTATTGGTCGTTTCGGGAGGTTCTGTACCCAAGCTCGGTATGAACGGAAAAGACCATGTAAAAAAAGACCTTCCCCTCTTTGAAGATATGATCGGTGGCTTTGCCGTTATGCTAAGTGCAGACGACGGAGTAAACCCCGTTATCAATACCGAAGTTGTAGGAAAACACGTAATCTCTTCCGGTTCTGCCCCTCAGGCCGTTATGAGCGTATTGGTTTACGATCCTCTTAATGCAGCCGGTTTAAAGATGACCGACATCGAAAAATACTCGGCAGAGCTTCAAAACCACGAAATCACCGCTCCCGCAGGTGCAGGTAACGTACCCGAAGCAAACGTAAAGATGATTGCCGCTCTAAGCGTTATGAAAGGCCAGCTTGAAAAAACTCAAATTGCCGAATTCGTAAAAAAACACGGAGTTGTCGGCTTTGCTCCCACTCAGGGACATATCCCTTCAGGCGTTCCCTTTATCGGACATGCACGCCGCGATATGATGGCAGGAAAACTTAAAAATACAATGATAATCGGAAAGGGAAGTTTATTCCTCGGCCGTCTTACAAACCTCTTCGACGGCTTAAGCTTCTTAATTGAAGCCAATGACGGAAAAGGCTCCGCATCTGCCGGTCAGGACACAGCCGGAATAAAGAAGATTGTTGCCGAAGCAATGAGAAACGTAGCCGAAAATATTCTCAAATCCCAAAACTAA
- the trxA gene encoding thioredoxin: MIMAVLEITSANIDETLKTDKPVLIDFWAPWCPSCVQLTPELEAAEAEIGDKAVITKSNVDNARDLAQRYKFMAIPTLILLKDGKEVDRHTGYMPKKDLVDFVSKHI, encoded by the coding sequence ATGATTATGGCAGTATTGGAAATTACAAGTGCTAACATTGATGAAACCTTAAAAACAGATAAGCCTGTATTAATTGATTTTTGGGCTCCATGGTGTCCTTCATGTGTTCAGCTGACTCCGGAATTGGAAGCAGCAGAAGCGGAGATAGGAGATAAGGCTGTTATTACAAAGTCAAATGTAGATAACGCACGTGATTTAGCTCAAAGATACAAGTTTATGGCTATCCCTACTTTAATTCTTTTAAAAGACGGAAAAGAGGTGGATAGGCACACAGGCTATATGCCGAAAAAAGACCTTGTAGACTTTGTTTCAAAGCATATCTAA
- the rny gene encoding ribonuclease Y encodes MNWILYVILPAVCIILGWTIRWLYARFQLSASEQRAERILQEAIKDAEAQKKEFLLEAKEQLIREQKQQERENRERRSDLQRFERRLTQKEELLDKRVESVEKQEKELVKREAALDERTEILSGEEERYREELERISGLTQQQAKDLIIRDLETEAKHDAVTIINKIEQEAQLTAEKKAQDILITTIQRLATETASDITVSTVSLPSDEMKGRIIGREGRNIRALETLTGVDIIIDDTPEAVVVSCFDPVRKEIARVALERLILDGRIHPARIEEIVQKVTREISQKVYEEGERVLFDLGIHNMNQEGVRALGRLYFRTSYGQNVLQHSKEVAIIAGMIASEIGANVEIAKRGALLHDIGKGAETDSDKNHAEIGMELAKRINEDPRVVNAVGAHHNDIEPTCIESVIVQIADAISAARPGARRETMDNYVKRLENLEQLAEGFNGVEKAYAIQAGRELRVVINNEKISDADTKILARDIAKKIENDLQYPGRIRVTLIRETRIVEYAR; translated from the coding sequence ATGAATTGGATTTTGTATGTCATCCTTCCTGCTGTCTGTATAATTCTTGGATGGACGATTCGCTGGCTTTATGCCAGATTTCAACTATCTGCTTCTGAACAACGTGCAGAACGGATTTTACAGGAGGCAATAAAAGATGCTGAAGCTCAAAAGAAGGAATTCCTTCTTGAAGCAAAAGAGCAGCTGATTCGGGAACAAAAACAGCAGGAACGGGAAAATAGGGAACGCAGGAGCGATCTCCAGCGTTTTGAACGCAGATTGACACAAAAAGAGGAACTCCTCGATAAACGTGTCGAATCTGTAGAAAAACAAGAAAAAGAGCTTGTCAAGAGAGAAGCCGCACTTGATGAGCGGACTGAAATTTTAAGCGGTGAAGAAGAAAGATACAGGGAAGAATTGGAAAGAATTTCCGGTTTGACCCAGCAGCAGGCAAAGGATTTGATTATCCGTGACTTGGAAACTGAAGCAAAGCATGATGCGGTTACTATCATAAATAAGATAGAACAAGAAGCTCAGCTGACGGCAGAAAAAAAGGCACAAGATATTCTGATTACGACGATTCAACGTCTTGCAACGGAAACGGCCAGCGACATTACTGTCTCAACGGTCAGCTTGCCCAGCGATGAGATGAAAGGAAGGATTATCGGCCGCGAAGGCCGCAATATCCGAGCCTTGGAAACTCTTACCGGTGTAGACATAATCATCGACGATACCCCTGAGGCTGTTGTAGTATCTTGTTTCGACCCTGTACGCAAAGAAATTGCAAGGGTTGCCTTGGAAAGATTGATTCTTGACGGCCGAATTCACCCGGCTCGTATTGAAGAAATTGTACAAAAGGTAACCAGAGAAATTTCGCAAAAGGTTTATGAAGAAGGAGAAAGAGTTCTATTCGATCTCGGCATCCATAATATGAACCAAGAAGGCGTAAGAGCCTTGGGAAGGCTTTATTTTAGAACAAGCTATGGGCAAAATGTGCTTCAGCATTCTAAAGAAGTAGCCATAATCGCAGGAATGATTGCAAGCGAAATCGGTGCAAATGTCGAAATCGCAAAACGCGGTGCCCTACTGCATGATATCGGAAAGGGAGCAGAAACCGATTCCGATAAAAACCATGCCGAAATAGGAATGGAGCTTGCAAAGAGGATCAATGAAGATCCGAGGGTTGTCAATGCCGTAGGTGCTCACCACAACGATATAGAGCCTACCTGCATTGAATCGGTAATCGTACAGATTGCAGATGCAATTTCGGCTGCAAGACCTGGTGCAAGACGCGAAACTATGGATAACTATGTTAAGCGGCTTGAAAACCTTGAACAGCTGGCTGAAGGCTTTAACGGAGTTGAAAAAGCTTACGCAATTCAAGCCGGAAGGGAATTACGGGTTGTTATCAACAACGAGAAGATTTCCGATGCCGATACCAAGATTTTGGCCCGGGACATTGCAAAAAAAATCGAAAACGATTTGCAGTACCCCGGAAGAATCCGCGTAACCCTTATACGCGAAACACGTATCGTAGAATACGCCCGCTAA